Proteins co-encoded in one Papaver somniferum cultivar HN1 chromosome 5, ASM357369v1, whole genome shotgun sequence genomic window:
- the LOC113281496 gene encoding uncharacterized protein At3g27210-like isoform X2, whose translation MGSCASVIKQEDSVSKSNKMFLVSSPVKQQQQQQKQVTQQVNGGGLINDLGSKYPSASTPPPWYKTLGDLGSKEETFFDSQAWLDSDCDDFYSVNGEFTPSASRGSSRGSTPLHLTSFMGTPQRAKSPLSEKAFNSIPETRSTEKRKKLADLFRDSFDAGKASDDQNASVLSETNSVSSSEKSPDRIPKPEKEKLTKAVRRCLPKMIPSCSSAERKKRHSMSPIRNGGGVYNSTIA comes from the exons ATGGGTTCTTGTGCTTCAGTTATAAAACAAGAAGATTCGGTTTCTAAGAGTAATAAAATGTTCTTAGTTTCATCACCTgtaaagcagcagcagcagcagcaaaaacaaGTCACTCAACAAGTCAATGGTGGTGGTCTGATCAATGATTTGGGTTCAAAGTATCCTTCAGCATCAACACCTCCTCCTTGGTATAAAACTCTAGGAGACTTAG GTAGTAAAGAAGAGACCTTCTTTGATTCTCAGGCTTGGTTAGATTCAGACTGTGATGACTTTTACAGTGTTAATGGAG AATTTACTCCCTCGGCCTCCCGTGGAAGTTCTCGTGGTAGTACTCCTTTACACCTGACAAGCTTCATGGGAACACCTCAACGTGCTAAATCTCCTTTATCAGAGAAAGCATTCAACTCGATACCCGAAACACGCTCAACAGAGAAGAGAAAGAAACTTGCTGATCTCTTTCGAGATAGTTTCGATGCTGGCAAAGCCTCTGATGACCAAAATGCTTCAG TTTTGTCAGAAACAAATTCGGTATCCAGTAGTGAGAAGAGTCCTGATAGAATTCCCAAACCTGAGAAAGAGAAGTTAACTAAAGCTGTTCGACGCTGCCTGCCCAAAATGATTCCAAGCTGTAGTTCGGCTGAGAGAAAGAAGAGGCATAGCATGAGTCCCATCCGGAACGGAGGAGGAGTATATAACTCCACCATTGCTTGA
- the LOC113281496 gene encoding uncharacterized protein At3g27210-like isoform X1 encodes MGSCASVIKQEDSVSKSNKMFLVSSPVKQQQQQQKQVTQQVNGGGLINDLGSKYPSASTPPPWYKTLGDLGSKEETFFDSQAWLDSDCDDFYSVNGEFTPSASRGSSRGSTPLHLTSFMGTPQRAKSPLSEKAFNSIPETRSTEKRKKLADLFRDSFDAGKASDDQNASGKPLIAFGILEVEKTNNLDDPPKSLNETPVLSETNSVSSSEKSPDRIPKPEKEKLTKAVRRCLPKMIPSCSSAERKKRHSMSPIRNGGGVYNSTIA; translated from the exons ATGGGTTCTTGTGCTTCAGTTATAAAACAAGAAGATTCGGTTTCTAAGAGTAATAAAATGTTCTTAGTTTCATCACCTgtaaagcagcagcagcagcagcaaaaacaaGTCACTCAACAAGTCAATGGTGGTGGTCTGATCAATGATTTGGGTTCAAAGTATCCTTCAGCATCAACACCTCCTCCTTGGTATAAAACTCTAGGAGACTTAG GTAGTAAAGAAGAGACCTTCTTTGATTCTCAGGCTTGGTTAGATTCAGACTGTGATGACTTTTACAGTGTTAATGGAG AATTTACTCCCTCGGCCTCCCGTGGAAGTTCTCGTGGTAGTACTCCTTTACACCTGACAAGCTTCATGGGAACACCTCAACGTGCTAAATCTCCTTTATCAGAGAAAGCATTCAACTCGATACCCGAAACACGCTCAACAGAGAAGAGAAAGAAACTTGCTGATCTCTTTCGAGATAGTTTCGATGCTGGCAAAGCCTCTGATGACCAAAATGCTTCAGGTAAGCCTCTGATAGCATTTGGTATACTAGAAGTTGAAAAAACAAATAACCTTGATGACCCTCCCAAATCTTTAAATGAAACCCCAGTTTTGTCAGAAACAAATTCGGTATCCAGTAGTGAGAAGAGTCCTGATAGAATTCCCAAACCTGAGAAAGAGAAGTTAACTAAAGCTGTTCGACGCTGCCTGCCCAAAATGATTCCAAGCTGTAGTTCGGCTGAGAGAAAGAAGAGGCATAGCATGAGTCCCATCCGGAACGGAGGAGGAGTATATAACTCCACCATTGCTTGA
- the LOC113277396 gene encoding triacylglycerol lipase 2-like — translation MAVMLVQDHNNSLLRWIMVSVVAFLLIVLHLPLGAYGSSCSTSTSSVLARQPQVAIVPPEQVGLCASSVAIHGYNCQEFEVKTEDGYVLSMQRIPEGRVGGRGGRNKQPVLLQHGVLVDGMTWLLNSPEESLAFILADNGFDVWIANTRGTRFSRGHATLDSALSPYWNWSWDELVSYDLPAAFDFVFRQTGQKINYVGHSMGTLVALASFSQEGGKLVSKLKSAALLSPVAYLSHMTTSIGVLAAKAFVGELTTWFGMAEFNPKGEAVGSFLKSLCSSPGIDCYDLLTSFTGKNCCLNASTVELFLKNEPQSTATRNMVHLSQTVRDGVLSKFDFGNINLNMHHYGQAKPPVYNLSNVPSNLPLFISYGGQDALSDVKDVEILLDSLKYHDGDKLTVQFVKDFAHADFVMGVSAKEIVYDALVAFFKRQL, via the exons ATGGCTGTCATGTTAGTTCAGGATCACAATAATTCTCTGCTAAGATGGATTATGGTCAGTGTTGTGGCCTTTTTATTGATTGTGCTCCATCTACCGCTTGGAGCTTATGGTTCTAGCTGCAGTACTAGTACCAGCAGTGTCCTTGCTCGTCAACCTCAGGTTGCCATAGTCCCACCGGAGCAAGTTGGTTTATGTGCATCTTCAGTTGCCATACACGGCTATAACTGCCAGGAATTTGAG GTAAAAACAGAAGATGGGTACGTTTTAAGCATGCAAAGAATTCCAGAAGGCCGTGTGGGAGGACGCGGAGGGAGAAATAAGCAACCTGTCTTGCTACAACATGGTGTCCTTGTT GATGGAATGACATGGTTATTGAATTCACCTGAAGAGTCACTTGCTTTTATTTTGGCTGATAATGGGTTTGACGTTTGGATTGCTAATACCAGAGGAACTAGATTCAGCCGTGGTCATGCCACACTCGATTCTGCCTTATCG CCTTACTGGAACTGGTCATGGGATGAGCTAGTATCGTATGATCTACCAGCTGCCTTCGACTTTGTTTTCCGTCAAACTGGACAAAAGATTAACTATGTCGGCCATTCCATG GGAACATTGGTCGCATTGGCTTCATTTTCACAAGAAGGGGGCAAGTTAGTTAGCAAGTTGAAATCAGCTGCGTTGCTGAGCCCTGTTGCTTATTTGAGTCATATGACCACTTCCATAGGCGTCCTTGCTGCCAAAGCTTTCGTTGGAGAG TTAACTACATGGTTTGGTATGGCGGAATTCAATCCAAAAGG GGAGGCAGTAGGAAGTTTCCTTAAGTCGCTATGTTCGAGTCCAGGCATCGACTGCTACGActtgctgacgtcatttacag GTAAAAACTGCTGCCTCAACGCCTCCACGGTCGAACTCTTCTTAAAGAACGAACCTCAGTCAACCGCAACTAGAAACATGGTCCATTTATCTCAGA CGGTTAGAGATGGAGTCCTGTCGAAATTCGACTTTGGaaacatcaacttaaacatgcaTCATTACGGACAAGCAAAACCTCCAGTGTACAACCTAAGTAATGTGCCAAGCAACCTTCCACTGTTCATAAGTTATGGAGGTCAAGACGCGCTCTCGGATGTTAAAGATGTTGAAATCTTACTAGACAGTCTTAAGTATCACGACGGAGACAAACTCACGGTTCAATTTGTGAAAGACTTTGCACACGCTGATTTTGTCATGGGAGTATCCGCCAAAGAAATCGTCTATGATGCTCTTGTAGCTTTCTTCAAACGTCAATTATGA
- the LOC113281497 gene encoding blue copper protein-like — translation MNGVCLVMVLYALALGTAGTLAAKHVVTWDLSSDMNSWAKGKTFKVGDQLVFKYSSGLHSVVELSSEKEYKNCDIGNALDSKSSGSDEFKLTKAGTRYFACGTMGHCDQGMKVQIKTVAAGTDSSSSSSDDDQDSSSSTPSSTSSPSSTTSTTSAAGVQSVAYLLLIFALVGTMSLFYVV, via the exons ATGAATGGTGTGTGTTTAGTAATGGTGCTCTATGCATTAGCTTTAGGCACTGCTGGAACTCTTGCAGCAAAACATGTCGTAACCTGGGATTTATCATCTGACATGAATTCTTGGGCAAAGGGAAAGACATTTAAAGTTGGAGACCAACTTG TTTTCAAGTATTCATCAGGCTTGCATAGTGTTGTGGAGTTATCGAGCGAAAAAGAGTACAAGAATTGTGATATTGGTAACGCATTGGATTCCAAGAGCAGCGGTAGCGACGAATTCAAGTTAACAAAAGCTGGTACTAGATATTTCGCTTGCGGGACAATGGGTCACTGTGATCAAGGGATGAAAGTACAAATTAAGACCGTCGCCGCTggaactgattcttcttcttcttcatccgatGATGATCAGGACTCCTCTTCATCTACACCATCATCAACTTCATCTCCGTCATCTACAACATCCACGACTTCAGCTGCTGGTGTTCAATCTGTCGcatatcttcttttgatttttgcATTAGTCGGTAccatgagtttgttttatgtgGTCTGA